In Drosophila takahashii strain IR98-3 E-12201 unplaced genomic scaffold, DtakHiC1v2 scaffold_62, whole genome shotgun sequence, the sequence gctgcaaggaaaggggaggggaaagaggcaatttaagttaaatttgttttggattttaaaaacttaaactccgatcaaaatgatttttgatcaatagtcagtcctgtggatcaaatgcttcggttttatttttcattttgtagcagaagtaagaaccttttttaattcccaccatggaagaaaatacaaaattactacaaattctgtaagcaaagccaaaatgtttccaagttaaatattaatcttaagattcgaacttttgaccaaatacgtatgtacatatgtatatttggatatgttttgatttgcttatatgtatgtacaatacatgtacatacacacaatgtgtgtgtatgtttctattcgaaattagataatgtgcttaaatacaaataaaatgatttatttcctttcagccaatgcaaaatttttttgagcttaaaattaataataatcgatcaaatgtggaatctgaaaatattacgttactttgctgtttttgtattgGATGCCAATCTTTTACTGTGTGTACaaaggttttcgtttcattcaaaacaagaaatttggaaacaacaaattccaatttacaaacaagtatacatatttgtgcgcaaattaaaattgcattgataacattgtaactgataaaaagtatacaagttcacaacttttacttggatcactttcatttattatatgccAGTATCCTTCtgattctctctcttgaaggATTTTCTACAAAGGTTGTTTacacaaaggttttcaaaaaaacgcgcaaaaaagaaataagaaagtcctgacaacccaatttcctaactccaaactaatattaagcgaacgaagtcgcttcAGGTATAgctatctctaaagattataaaatgaaagaccgatttttagggggatacgaccacagcctaaaccataagagctagagcagccaaattttttcacagtattccattgggggcgtaggcgcccactaaggtccgacatgtccccccagtggccccaaacagctccaaaatccacatttagagcaaaaaatcattagatttacttaagcttagcttctaaagtggttggaatttcgaaattttgattttgcagaattttaggtcttgaaagggcctaattagaaatctaaaagaaatttcgatatcccccataatttgggggctacatttaaaattaactttttgatttaaaaatctaaaccgctgctccgatcgagatgattttttagtaaatggttattctatggcccaaatgcttaagtttaattttttaagtttttaacattttttaaagtatttttaacgaattttattttgatttcctaagttattgcgttgcattttgtgggggcccgccgagagagcgaaacccagagagcggatggcaagagagcgatggccgagagagcaacagccaagaaatggggtggggtagtgctgcatggaaaggggaggggaaagaggcaatttaagttaaatttgttttggatttaaaaacttaaactccgatcaaaatgattttcgatcaatagtcagtcctgtggatcaaatgcttcggttttatttttcattttgtagcagaagtaagaacctttttaatttccaccatggaagaaaatacaaaattactacaaattctgtaagcaaagccaaaatgtttccaagttaaatattaatcttaagattcgaacttttgaccaaatacgtatgtacatatgtatatttggatatgttttgatttgcttatatgtatgtacaatacatgtacatacacacaatgtgtgtgtatgtttctattcgaaattagataatgtgcttaaatacaaataaaatgatttatttcctttcagccaatgcaaaatttttttgagcttaaaattaataataatcgatcaaatgtggaatctgaaaatattacgttactttgctgtttttgtattgGATGCCAATCTTTTACTGTGTGTACaaaggttttcgtttcattcaaaacaagaaatttggaaacaacaaattccaatttacaaacaagtatacatatttgtgcgcaaattaaaattgcattgataacattgtaactgataaaaagtatacaagttcacaacttttacttggatcactttcatctctaaagattataaaatgaaagacagatttttagggggatacgaccacagcctaaaccataagagctagagcagccaaattttttcacagtattccattgggggcgtaggcgcccaaggtccgacatgtccccccagtggccccaaacagctccaatatccacaTTTAGAGCAAacaatcattagatttacttaagcttagcttctaaagtggttggaatttcgaaattttgattttgcagaattttaggtcttgaaagggcctaattagaaatctaaaagaaatttcgatatcccccataatttgggggctacatttaaaaataactttttgatttaaaaaatctaaaccgctgctccgatcgagatgattttttagtaaatggttattctatggcccaaatgcttaagtttaattttttaagtttttaacatttttttaaagtatttttaacgaatttattttgatttcctaagttattgcgttgcattttgtgggggcccgccgagagagcgaaacccagagagcggatggcaagagagcgatggccgagagagcaacagccaagaaatgggtggggtagtgctgcatggaaaggggaggggaaagaggcaatttaagttaaatttgtttttgattttaaaaacttaaactccgatcaaaatgattttcgatcaatagtcagtcctgtggatcaaatgcttcggttttattttcattttgtagcagaagtaagaaccttttttaatttccaccatggaagaaaatacaaaattactacaaattctgtaagcaaagccaaaatgtttccaagttaaatattaatcttaagattcgaacttttgaccaaatacgtatgtacatatgtatatttggatatgttttgatttgcttatatgtatgtacaatacatgtacatacacacaatgtgtgtgtatgtttctattcgaaattagataatgtgcttaaatacaaataaaatgatttatttcctttcagccaatgcaaaattttttgagcttaaaattaataataatcgatcaaatgtggaatctgaaaatattacgttactttgctgtttttgtattgGATGCCAATCTTTTACTGTGTGTACaaaggttttcgtttcattcaaaacaagaaatttggaaacaacaaattccaatttacaacaagtatacatatttgtgcgcaaattaaaattgcattgataacattgtaactgataaaaagtatacaagttcacaacttttacttggatcactttcatttattatatgccAGTATCCTTCtgattctctctcttgaaggATTTCTACAAAGGTTGTTTacacaaaggttttcaaaaaacgcgcaaaaaagaaataagaaagtcctgacaacccaatttcctaactccaaactaatattaagcgaacgaagtcgcttcAGGTATAgctatctctaaagattataaaatgaaagaccgatttttagggggatacgaccacagcctaaaccataagagctagagcagccaaatttttcacagtattccattgggggcgtaggcgcccactaaggtccgacatgtccccccagtggccccaaacagctccaaaatccacatttagagcaaaaaatcattagatttacttaagcttagcttctaaagtggttggaatttcgaaattttgattttgcagaattttaggtcttgaaagggcctaattagaaatctaaaagaaatttcgatatcccccataatttgggggctacatttaaaattaactttttgatttaaaaaatctaaaccgctgctccgatcgagatgattttttagtaaatggttattctatggcccaaatgcttaagtttaattttttaagtttttaacattttttaaagtatttttaacgaatttattttgatttcctaagttattgcgttgcattttgtgggggcccgccgagagagcgaaacccagagagcggatggcaagagagcgatggccgagagagcaacagcaaGAAATGGGGTGGGGTAGTGCTGCATGGAAAGGGAGGGGaaagaggcaatttaagttaaatttgttttggattttaaaaacttaaactccgatcaaaatgattttcgatcaatagtcagtcctgtggatcaaatgcttcggtttttattttcatttgtagcagaagtaagaaccttttttaattccaccatggaagaaaatacaaaattactacaaattctgtaagcaaagccaaaatgtttccaagttaaatattaatcttaagattcgaacttttgaccaaatacgtatgtacatatgtatatttggatatgttttgatttgcttatatgtatgtacaatacatgtacatacacacaatgtgtgttatgtttctattcgaaattagataatgtgcttaaatacaaataaaatgattatttcctttcagccaatgcaaaatttttttgagcttaaaattaataataatcgatcaaatgtggaatctgaaaatattacgttactttgctgtttttgtattgGATGCCAATCTTTTACTGTGTGTACaaaggttttcgtttcattcaaaacaagaaatttggaaacaacaaattccaatttacaaacaagtatacatatttgtgcgcaaattaaaattgcattgataacattgtaactgataaaaagtatacaagttcacaacttttacttggatcactttcatttattatatgccAGTATCCTTCTGATTCTCTCTCTTGAGGATTTTTACAAAGGTTGTTTacacaaaggttttcaaaaaaacgcgcaaaaaagaaataagaaagtcctgacaacccaatttcctaactccaaactaatattaagcgaacgaagtcgcttcAGGTATagctatttattatatttgtttaaacaatctgaatttaatatatgttttaaggaatctaaaatgattatatatattttcattgatttagcaaattaatatcgcaagtattagaagaggcgtatgcaaaaaatacacttgctctcctttgccacaattcgatttttggggAGTGAGAAGGAGGCAATTAGAAGAgggctatacaaaaaaaacacttgcTCTCCTTTGCTACAAAACACTTGCTCTCCTTTGCtacaattccaatttttggaGTGAGAAGGATGCAATGATAATGAGAGATCAGAAGCAAGTGTATAGGTAGACTCAAAAAAGGGGATGATCATGCGCACAACGAACTCTCTGACAGAGCTTGCCCAAAGAGAGAGAAACAAGACTGAGCATAAGATTGACAGTGGTGTGGCAAGGGGGTACGGCTAAAACTtacaatttaagtttaaaattttgttgaaaacAAACCTTTTTTAGTACACATTGATTCTTTTTTGacttcattttaatattactttgatcaaatattaatattgaatGACCCCCTCCACAAGTTTTTAGTACGTCTATGAGACAGGCACAAGCCAAAACACggttatttgtttttccattttgtgTCGCCACAGATCATGTGACCGTCACACAAATACATATGCAAGCGTAAATAGGACAAAAGAATGTGGCAACTAATGGCTACACATTTCGACTATTCAGTAGCAATATGAATTTCAACAGGAGCGGTACATTCCAGGCTGCATGGCAGCCccaacaacatcagcagcagaatTTGCAATTGCAACTGGAGCAACACAAGCAGCAGCTTGAGTTGTTCCAGCTACAATTGAACAGCCAACAGCCAACGCAGCTTCAGCAATGCAGCAGCAAATTTTAATGCAGCAACAATCTCAAGCTGCGCACCCTGGAAAGGATCGGCCGCCATTCCAAACGCTGCGAGAGGCCCACAGCAAAATTCAAAAGCAGCAGCGCCAAATAAAGGGCCTTCAGGACAAGGTGGCTGCCTTGGAAAGATTCCAGGCTTATGTGAGCTCCGTGTTGCGCCTGCCCCAAACATGGAGTCCGTCGCAGGCAGTGCCGCCGCAGGCAGTGCCGCTGCAGGCAGTACCGCTGCAGACAGTGCCGTTGCTGGCAGTGCCGTCGCAGAGTTTGCAGTCTGGCCCTTCTGTGGATGAGCTGATGCAGCAAATCGCCATGTTGCAACAGCAGCTCCAAAAGCAACAGGCGCAGGCGCGAGCCCCCGAGGAAGAGCGGCGAGATCAGCCGAGTCAACCTGGCTCAATGATGGCGCAGCAAATTCAGGGCTTGCAGCAACAGCTCCAGCAGCAAgacatttcaaattaattaatttttttattttgttttaatttcttatttagtccttagtttaatttaatttgtccctttcttagatttaagtttaatttcattacaatttttttttaaataaaaaaaccaaaaaaaaatccataaaaatgCCTTTTTTGGGTGCCTTTTATTGTTAACATATCTTGCATTTCCTTTTTCTGGGGTTTCATTCtctgtcttttcatttttttcatttttctgtcTTCTTAGATGCGTTCCATCTCTTTCACGAAATTGgaatatgaaaacaaaaagttaaaagcaaCTTATGTAATAGGCACGGTTACAAACCAATACATCCACATCTTACGATGTTTGTATTTGTGCTTGCTCCGCCGCTACGCAAATAGCTGAAAATTAAGGACAAGGAAATGAAGGAAACTAATAACAGCTAACACGGCGCGAGaagtttagttttattttggatGCCTAAGCAGCAAGTGAAAGCTATTGTGAAgcgcaaacattttaaaatttttctgtgcgttaagttaattttaattcctACACGtaagttattttttctatttccacTATTTCCACTATACAAGGTTTTGTATAGACGCTAATCAAATTCTTGAGAAGCGAAGTCATAGTTTACTTTCATTAATTAGTTATCCATTTCCTTACAATGTATGGACACTTTTCACGTTAATATTTAACGTTGATCAGTGAAGTCAATTTTGGATTTAAATATAAGCAGCTGTGCTTGGACGCTTTTCACGTTGCTTTCTTTAACATTGATTAGCGAGTTActgttggcttttttaagttgaCATAactaaatcgattttttttaacttctttAATTGAAGTTGGATATAAAAACTTTggtaaaagtttaattttatcttggacctttaatacaaatttaaaactttaatatgTCAATTGAGAACCTAAGTATTAATGGAGAGTTGTGCCCCATATGGTggttaaaattaattggcgATGGTGCTTGCCTGTTTAGAGCCATTTCATATCATTTAAAAGGCTCACAGCATTTCTCTGGAGTGATTCGCCAGGAAATTGTAGCTCACGTCGTTAACAATTGggatttttttcaagtgcacGCACTAAACTCTAATGGACTAAATTCATAAATTCTGCACAATATGAAGAAGAAATGATGAAGTCCCGTACTTACGGAACAGAGTGTGAGCTTCAAGCAGCTGCTAATGTATATTCAGTTtgctttcatgttttttgaaatggaaa encodes:
- the LOC138914611 gene encoding homeobox protein abdominal-B-like; its protein translation is MQQQILMQQQSQAAHPGKDRPPFQTLREAHSKIQKQQRQIKGLQDKVAALERFQAYVSSVLRLPQTWSPSQAVPPQAVPLQAVPLQTVPLLAVPSQSLQSGPSVDELMQQIAMLQQQLQKQQAQARAPEEERRDQPSQPGSMMAQQIQGLQQQLQQQDISN